A genomic window from Chitinophaga pollutisoli includes:
- a CDS encoding SusC/RagA family TonB-linked outer membrane protein, translating into MKLTSILLLAICLHVSASTFSQSVTFSGREVPMKKVFATIKKQTGYVVWGKSELLQQAGAVSASVQNMPLLSFLDLILKDQPLQYKIADNTIFLYAKNDPALRNDQQVQQTPVTGRIADSTGMPLIGATIAVAGGRSAITDVNGAFSLPVNAGNVMRISFIGYTTKSVAVTEAMLKAGTVGTVVLSAVTSTLTELNVTANTGYQSIPKERATGSFGIITEEVIGARMQTSLLDRLEGTVPGLFMQNGNVNIRGLATLRAEQRPLYVVDGFPYEGDLNYLNPADVVNVTVMKDAAAASIYGTRAANGVISITTRTGSPRKLTVNFSSTLFVTPKPDASYQNFLNSRQMVDIQQELFNTWHPSFNDGIRREGKSKALEALYDHEQGVISKAELDATLDKLRGYDGQGQLEDLYMRNRIKHRQSFSASGGNDIHRYNIFMNYTGNSGYGLRTSNEDINIGLRDNVKVFKWLDAEIGATTNIRKGKFLRQGPESFYRNMPYEIMRYADGSLAPFTMLKSPYEIERLKAMGLYDETYNPLDEMEKSHLSYWSNYFRLQGGFTVKFAKGISLDLKYQTERGTSYNKEHYTGDSYYAKNLINDAVTLDSLGNPVFNMPEGGQIYETRGNSTSYTARAQLNFDREIAPRHRLTALAGMERRAILNTSTSLYKMGYNDNNLTFRPVDETVLGSLKGTQSLSSTFFWDFSNNTNFRHAEERYVSAYANAAYSFNSRYNITGSARVDDSNLFGSDPRYRHLPLWSVGASWRITEEDFMKNLQWLNTLVVRTTYGLGGNVARQVGPFLQAQADFVNETNAMATSIILPPNKTLRWEKTATTNIGIDVAVLNNRILASFDYYLRKSTDLLGEKLTDPTNAFPFALINYGSMQNRGYEVSLNTRNIEGKHFTWSSSLAMSFNKNRMTDINLRDVRYDMLTNGYGVNRVGYPMDAVFSFRYAGLDPTNGSVLVYDADGKVVTNYDQSGAIVPNMTDVNGLVYNGTLRPKFTTGFTNNFTYKDFSLNIMLIANGGNVIRDVVSPIQSNFGRMNVDARMINFWRKPGDENIPGMLPAPDLKNNGREYYNLIWFANDRNVLKADYIKVRDIALTYNFAKVLAPVTKLQSALLTLQVQNPFSWFRNGSGIDPEAYTLGSTYASRTLPVMRTFMAGLNITF; encoded by the coding sequence ATGAAACTTACCAGCATTCTCCTTCTTGCCATTTGTTTACATGTATCTGCCAGCACTTTCTCCCAGAGCGTCACGTTTTCGGGAAGGGAAGTGCCGATGAAAAAAGTATTTGCCACCATTAAAAAACAGACGGGTTATGTAGTGTGGGGAAAATCGGAGCTCCTGCAGCAGGCAGGCGCTGTATCGGCATCGGTACAGAACATGCCGCTGCTGAGCTTCCTGGACCTGATCCTGAAGGATCAGCCCTTGCAGTACAAGATCGCGGACAACACGATTTTCCTGTATGCGAAGAACGATCCAGCCCTGCGAAACGATCAGCAGGTGCAGCAAACCCCCGTTACCGGGCGCATTGCCGACAGTACGGGCATGCCGCTGATCGGGGCTACCATCGCGGTGGCTGGCGGGCGCTCGGCCATAACAGACGTGAACGGCGCCTTTTCGCTGCCGGTAAACGCCGGCAATGTCATGCGCATCAGTTTCATTGGGTATACCACCAAATCGGTAGCCGTGACGGAGGCCATGCTGAAAGCGGGGACGGTGGGTACGGTGGTGCTGTCGGCCGTAACGTCTACCCTCACGGAACTGAACGTGACGGCCAATACCGGTTACCAGTCGATCCCCAAAGAGCGGGCAACCGGGTCTTTCGGGATTATTACGGAAGAAGTGATCGGCGCCAGGATGCAGACGAGTCTGCTGGACCGGCTGGAAGGCACGGTGCCGGGGCTTTTCATGCAGAACGGGAATGTGAATATCCGGGGGCTGGCGACGTTACGCGCCGAGCAGCGGCCTTTGTATGTCGTTGACGGATTCCCGTATGAAGGGGATCTCAACTACCTGAACCCGGCCGATGTGGTGAACGTTACGGTGATGAAAGACGCGGCCGCCGCGTCCATCTATGGAACCCGGGCCGCCAACGGTGTGATCTCCATTACCACGCGCACCGGCAGCCCCAGGAAACTGACTGTAAATTTCAGCAGCACGTTGTTTGTGACGCCGAAGCCCGATGCCAGCTACCAGAACTTCCTCAATTCCCGGCAGATGGTTGACATCCAGCAGGAACTTTTCAATACCTGGCATCCTTCTTTCAACGACGGCATCCGCCGCGAAGGCAAAAGCAAAGCGCTGGAAGCACTTTACGATCATGAACAGGGCGTCATTTCCAAGGCGGAACTCGACGCAACGTTGGACAAGCTGCGCGGTTACGACGGGCAGGGCCAGCTGGAAGACCTGTACATGCGCAACCGCATCAAACACCGCCAGAGCTTCTCCGCCAGCGGCGGCAATGATATTCACCGGTATAACATTTTCATGAACTATACCGGCAACAGCGGGTACGGATTGCGTACCAGCAATGAAGACATTAACATCGGCCTTCGCGATAATGTGAAAGTCTTCAAATGGCTGGATGCCGAGATCGGCGCCACCACCAATATCCGCAAAGGGAAATTCCTGCGCCAGGGGCCGGAATCGTTTTACCGGAACATGCCTTACGAGATCATGCGTTATGCCGATGGCAGCCTTGCACCTTTTACCATGCTGAAATCCCCTTACGAAATCGAAAGGCTGAAGGCGATGGGGCTATACGACGAAACTTACAACCCGCTCGATGAAATGGAGAAATCCCATTTGTCGTACTGGTCGAACTACTTCCGCCTGCAAGGCGGGTTTACGGTGAAGTTCGCCAAGGGCATTTCGCTCGACCTCAAATACCAGACCGAGCGCGGTACTTCTTACAATAAGGAACATTACACCGGCGATTCGTATTACGCGAAAAACCTCATCAACGACGCCGTAACGCTCGATAGCCTGGGAAACCCCGTATTCAACATGCCAGAAGGGGGACAGATCTATGAAACCCGCGGCAACTCCACTTCCTACACCGCGCGAGCGCAGCTGAACTTCGACCGGGAGATCGCGCCCAGGCACCGGCTGACGGCATTGGCAGGTATGGAACGCCGCGCCATCCTCAATACCAGCACTTCGCTGTATAAAATGGGTTACAACGACAATAATCTCACCTTCAGGCCGGTAGACGAGACAGTACTCGGCAGCCTGAAAGGGACGCAGTCGCTGAGCAGCACCTTCTTCTGGGATTTCAGCAACAATACGAATTTCAGGCATGCGGAAGAACGCTACGTATCGGCATACGCCAATGCCGCATACAGCTTTAATTCCCGGTATAACATTACGGGCAGCGCCCGGGTGGATGATTCCAACCTGTTCGGCAGCGATCCCCGTTACCGCCACCTGCCGCTCTGGTCGGTAGGCGCGAGCTGGAGAATAACGGAAGAGGATTTCATGAAAAACCTGCAGTGGCTGAATACACTGGTTGTCCGCACAACTTACGGCCTGGGCGGTAATGTGGCACGGCAGGTAGGGCCTTTCCTGCAGGCGCAGGCGGATTTTGTCAACGAAACCAACGCCATGGCCACGAGCATCATCCTGCCGCCGAACAAGACCCTCCGCTGGGAAAAGACAGCCACTACGAACATAGGGATCGATGTAGCGGTGCTGAACAACCGCATTCTGGCTTCATTCGATTACTACCTCCGCAAATCCACCGATCTGCTCGGCGAAAAACTGACCGACCCTACCAATGCTTTCCCCTTCGCACTGATAAATTACGGAAGCATGCAGAACAGGGGGTACGAAGTGTCGCTGAATACCCGCAACATCGAAGGGAAGCACTTCACCTGGAGCAGTTCGCTGGCGATGAGTTTCAATAAGAACCGGATGACCGACATCAATCTCCGCGACGTCCGGTACGACATGCTCACCAACGGCTATGGCGTAAACCGCGTGGGATATCCCATGGATGCGGTATTCAGCTTCCGGTATGCAGGGCTTGATCCCACGAACGGCTCTGTTTTGGTGTACGACGCGGACGGGAAAGTGGTGACCAATTACGACCAGTCCGGCGCCATCGTGCCGAACATGACGGATGTGAACGGTTTGGTATATAACGGTACGCTGCGCCCGAAATTCACGACCGGATTCACTAATAACTTTACTTACAAGGATTTCTCGCTAAACATTATGCTCATCGCCAATGGCGGTAACGTGATCAGGGACGTGGTAAGCCCCATCCAGTCTAACTTCGGCAGAATGAATGTGGATGCGCGGATGATCAACTTCTGGCGCAAGCCCGGCGATGAGAACATTCCGGGTATGCTGCCAGCGCCTGATTTGAAGAACAACGGCCGCGAGTATTACAACCTGATCTGGTTCGCCAACGACCGGAACGTATTGAAGGCCGATTATATCAAGGTGAGGGACATCGCGCTGACTTACAACTTCGCGAAAGTACTGGCGCCGGTTACGAAGCTGCAGTCGGCCCTGCTGACCTTGCAGGTGCAGAATCCGTTCAGCTGGTTCCGTAACGGCTCGGGCATCGATCCCGAAGCATATACGCTGGGCAGTACCTATGCCAGCAGGACGTTGCCGGTGATGCGTACTTTCATGGCCGGACTTAACATCACATTCTAA
- a CDS encoding FecR domain-containing protein: MENNDRLQYLLQRLAGHTATDAELDELAALVGRDEPGAGIEEAERRLEDLQPDVQASYDHQHWMRVADGILGADKLRPAPETVAVRTVHPLQRWWWAAAAVLIAAAGIWLLNRPAPRGETVIANVFPQDVEPGKNGAVLTLADGSQLALDSAGNGVITRQNGTTVTLQDGALQYEPEDRSESGVKYNTIATSNGRQFTVTLPDGTKVWLNAGSYLRFPVAFSGADRQVEFSGEGWFEVAKDVKKPFRVKVPGRIDLEVLGTSFNINAYANEPHSYTTLVTGAVRVALAGKPTGSVLLKPGEQLQADGSGMDVMRNANVDKAIAWKNGLFNFDGVELREMMRQLARWYDLEVVYEGNVPEVVFFGEMSRKLKLSDVLGGLERSNVHFRLEEGRRLVVMP; the protein is encoded by the coding sequence ATGGAAAACAACGACCGATTACAATATTTACTGCAACGCCTCGCGGGCCATACGGCCACAGACGCGGAGCTGGACGAGCTGGCCGCCCTGGTGGGCCGCGACGAGCCCGGCGCCGGTATCGAAGAGGCGGAGCGCAGGCTGGAAGACCTTCAGCCGGACGTGCAGGCATCCTACGATCACCAGCATTGGATGCGGGTGGCTGATGGGATTTTGGGTGCGGATAAACTTCGTCCAGCCCCGGAAACCGTCGCAGTGCGGACGGTGCATCCTCTGCAACGCTGGTGGTGGGCAGCGGCGGCGGTGCTGATCGCCGCGGCAGGCATATGGCTGTTGAACCGCCCGGCGCCGCGGGGTGAAACCGTTATCGCCAACGTGTTTCCGCAGGATGTGGAACCCGGGAAGAATGGCGCGGTGCTGACGCTGGCAGACGGATCGCAGCTGGCGCTGGACAGTGCCGGCAATGGCGTGATTACCCGGCAAAACGGCACTACGGTGACGCTGCAGGATGGCGCGCTGCAATACGAGCCGGAAGACCGGAGTGAAAGCGGTGTGAAATACAATACCATCGCTACTTCCAACGGGCGGCAGTTTACGGTTACTTTGCCCGACGGTACGAAAGTGTGGCTCAACGCCGGCAGTTACCTGCGGTTCCCGGTGGCATTCAGCGGGGCCGACCGGCAGGTGGAATTTTCCGGAGAAGGTTGGTTTGAGGTGGCGAAAGATGTGAAGAAGCCTTTCCGCGTGAAGGTGCCGGGCAGGATCGATCTGGAGGTGCTGGGAACGTCGTTCAATATTAATGCGTATGCCAATGAGCCGCATAGTTATACCACGTTGGTAACGGGCGCGGTGCGGGTAGCGCTGGCCGGGAAGCCAACGGGGTCGGTGTTGCTGAAGCCGGGTGAGCAGTTGCAGGCCGACGGAAGCGGAATGGATGTGATGAGAAACGCAAACGTGGATAAAGCCATCGCCTGGAAGAACGGCTTGTTTAATTTCGATGGGGTGGAACTGCGGGAAATGATGCGGCAGCTGGCACGCTGGTACGACCTGGAAGTGGTGTACGAAGGAAATGTGCCGGAAGTGGTGTTTTTCGGGGAGATGAGCCGGAAACTGAAGTTGTCCGACGTATTGGGCGGGCTGGAGCGGTCGAACGTGCATTTCAGGCTGGAAGAAGGCCGGCGTTTGGTAGTGATGCCTTGA
- a CDS encoding sigma-70 family RNA polymerase sigma factor: MNEGHTTDAPALYQRIAAGDEHAFRQLFGLLAPRLLAMALRITGSPAVADDLVQETFLKVWIARDQLTGLAQPESWVKKICFFLAVNLVRRQQIRDKVMNAVGHERQLDQNLPVEEMVEFRQLLALVNDAVRQLPEKQRQIYRLSREQSLSIREISDRMGLADSTVKNLMVMALKHIRGSLQKAGYPLSVLILIEILL; this comes from the coding sequence TTGAACGAAGGACACACTACTGACGCTCCAGCATTGTACCAACGGATCGCAGCCGGCGACGAGCACGCGTTCAGACAGCTTTTCGGGCTGCTGGCGCCCCGGTTGCTGGCCATGGCGTTGCGTATCACCGGATCGCCCGCAGTGGCCGACGACCTCGTCCAGGAAACTTTTCTGAAAGTCTGGATCGCCCGCGACCAGCTTACCGGCCTGGCCCAACCGGAATCCTGGGTGAAGAAAATCTGCTTCTTCCTGGCCGTCAACCTCGTCCGCCGCCAGCAAATCCGCGATAAAGTCATGAATGCCGTGGGGCATGAGCGGCAACTGGACCAGAACCTCCCGGTGGAAGAAATGGTCGAGTTCCGGCAATTGCTCGCGCTGGTGAATGACGCCGTGCGGCAGCTTCCCGAAAAACAGCGGCAGATTTACCGCCTCAGCCGGGAGCAATCCCTCAGCATCCGCGAAATCAGCGACCGGATGGGCCTGGCCGACAGTACGGTGAAAAACCTCATGGTCATGGCGCTGAAGCACATTCGCGGCTCCCTGCAAAAAGCCGGTTATCCATTGTCTGTCCTCATCCTGATCGAAATCCTGCTTTGA
- a CDS encoding Lrp/AsnC family transcriptional regulator: MPDIDQTDLEILRLLQHNAELTNKEISFKLHKSVAAIHERIRRLKEQGYIRRVVAILDKKKIDKGLIAFSHVLLKDHSAQTLSTFEKEVVKFPEVMECFQMTGTFDFILRIASADMDEYHVFYRKLAALPNITTVQSFFVLSETKSETAYPI; the protein is encoded by the coding sequence ATGCCAGACATCGATCAGACGGACCTCGAGATCCTTCGCCTCCTCCAGCACAACGCGGAGCTCACCAACAAGGAGATTTCCTTCAAGCTGCATAAATCCGTTGCCGCCATCCACGAACGTATCCGGCGGCTCAAGGAGCAGGGGTACATCCGGCGCGTGGTCGCCATTCTCGACAAAAAGAAAATCGACAAAGGCCTGATCGCTTTCAGCCATGTACTGCTGAAAGACCACTCCGCCCAAACCCTCAGCACTTTCGAAAAAGAAGTCGTGAAATTCCCCGAAGTAATGGAGTGCTTCCAGATGACGGGCACCTTCGACTTCATCCTGCGGATCGCCAGCGCCGATATGGACGAATACCACGTCTTCTACCGCAAGCTCGCCGCCCTCCCCAATATCACCACGGTGCAGAGCTTCTTCGTCCTTTCCGAAACCAAAAGCGAAACAGCGTACCCGATCTAG
- a CDS encoding cysteine desulfurase family protein — MDHTIYLDNAATTRVDETVLAEMLPYLAQNYGNPSSSYSYGRVARIAVENARRSVAYQLGVKAANIFFTSGGTESNNTAIAAAVRDLGCTHIISSPIEHHAVLHSVEFYSQLHGVPYSMVAVSDAGIVDYDDLERQLKEQAAAGRKCLVSLMHANNETGSLLDVKRVGALCQEHGAIFHSDCVQTVGHYPLNLPEMGVHFISGSGHKFHGPKGTGILYIAPGLTVKPFIHGGGQERNMRAGTECVHGIVGFARALELAMEHYKTESEHIASLKAYMKKQLAANIPGVTFNGPEASLYTVLSVCFPKSEESDNLLLRLDMEGICVSGGSACSGPSGGSHVMRALGKNESCTTIRFSFSKYNTTTEIDHVTEVLKIALGLHTAEGKPATSAC, encoded by the coding sequence ATGGACCATACTATTTACCTGGACAATGCCGCCACTACGCGGGTAGACGAAACCGTACTGGCCGAGATGTTGCCGTACCTGGCACAAAATTACGGCAATCCCTCTTCGTCTTATTCTTACGGCCGGGTGGCCCGGATAGCGGTGGAGAACGCGCGCAGATCGGTGGCTTACCAGCTGGGCGTGAAGGCGGCCAACATCTTTTTCACCAGCGGCGGCACGGAGAGCAATAATACCGCCATTGCCGCCGCCGTCCGCGACCTGGGCTGCACCCACATCATCTCCTCTCCCATCGAGCATCACGCAGTGTTGCACTCGGTGGAGTTTTACAGCCAGCTGCATGGGGTTCCGTATTCCATGGTAGCCGTGTCTGACGCGGGGATCGTGGATTACGACGACCTGGAGCGGCAACTGAAAGAACAGGCGGCCGCGGGCCGGAAGTGCCTCGTTTCCCTCATGCACGCCAACAACGAAACCGGCAGCCTGCTGGACGTGAAGCGCGTGGGCGCCCTTTGCCAGGAACATGGCGCCATTTTCCATTCGGATTGCGTACAGACGGTGGGGCACTACCCCCTGAACCTCCCGGAGATGGGCGTTCACTTCATCTCCGGCTCGGGTCATAAGTTCCACGGCCCCAAAGGCACGGGGATCCTGTATATCGCGCCGGGGCTCACCGTAAAACCGTTTATCCACGGCGGCGGGCAGGAGCGCAATATGCGCGCCGGCACCGAGTGCGTGCACGGTATCGTAGGCTTCGCACGCGCGCTGGAACTGGCGATGGAACATTACAAGACGGAAAGCGAGCACATCGCTTCCCTGAAAGCTTACATGAAAAAACAACTCGCGGCCAACATCCCGGGCGTTACTTTCAACGGGCCCGAGGCATCCCTGTACACGGTACTGAGCGTTTGCTTCCCGAAATCGGAAGAAAGCGACAACCTGCTGCTCCGCCTCGACATGGAAGGCATCTGCGTTTCCGGCGGCAGCGCCTGCAGCGGCCCCTCCGGCGGCTCCCACGTAATGAGGGCACTGGGTAAAAACGAAAGCTGCACCACCATCCGGTTTTCTTTCAGCAAATACAACACCACCACGGAAATCGATCATGTGACCGAAGTCCTGAAGATTGCGCTGGGGTTGCATACCGCAGAAGGGAAACCCGCTACCTCGGCATGTTGA
- a CDS encoding Lrp/AsnC family transcriptional regulator has translation MTLDETDKKILRILQQNAKLSHKQIGDAVNRSATPVYERIRKMEEAGVVKGYVALVDHKKVGRSLVVFTAVHLDRHEHDVIKDFEKEIVHAEEVMECYHMTGTDDYLLKVAVRDMDEYQQFIVEKLSRLRNIGTVRSSFVMTEIKHETAFNV, from the coding sequence ATGACACTGGACGAAACAGATAAAAAGATCCTCCGCATCCTGCAGCAGAACGCGAAGCTGAGCCATAAGCAGATCGGCGATGCGGTGAACCGCTCGGCCACGCCGGTATACGAGCGGATCCGTAAAATGGAGGAAGCGGGCGTGGTGAAAGGATACGTGGCGCTGGTGGATCATAAGAAAGTGGGCCGCAGCCTGGTGGTTTTTACGGCGGTGCACCTCGATCGCCACGAGCATGATGTGATCAAGGACTTCGAAAAGGAAATCGTGCATGCGGAAGAGGTGATGGAATGTTATCACATGACCGGGACGGACGATTACCTGCTGAAGGTGGCAGTCCGGGATATGGACGAATACCAGCAGTTTATCGTGGAAAAGCTCTCCCGGCTGCGGAACATCGGCACGGTCCGCAGTTCGTTTGTGATGACGGAGATCAAGCACGAAACGGCGTTCAACGTCTGA
- a CDS encoding cystathionine gamma-synthase family protein — protein MQPHEYAPESLMMSYGYKPELSEGAIKCPIFQTSTFVFKTAEDGKAFFEIAYGKRQKQAGEEPGLIYSRINNPDLEILEDRLALWDRAEKAAVFESGMSAISTVLMEFLTPGQVVLYSTPVYGGTHHFMNHVLQKFGITAVSFDVGASDAEIETIIQANGPGRLGMIYIETPANPTNALIDMAMCARIAQRHSTDGRRVVTAVDNTYMGPLWQHPLAHGADLVIYSATKYIGGHSDVIAGAVLGHAADIQKIKVLRTFLGNMCSPHTGWLLLRSLETLKVRMEQQQANAVQVAAFLQSHPKVEKVYYLGLLDAEKDTAQYAIYKSQCLGSGAMVSFDVKGGEAEAFRFLNHLRLTKLAVSLGGTESLAEHPATMTHTDIPDAEKDRIGISEKLIRLSVGIEHYNDIIHDVQQALEYV, from the coding sequence ATGCAACCACACGAATACGCACCCGAAAGCCTGATGATGAGTTACGGTTACAAACCGGAACTGAGTGAAGGCGCGATCAAATGTCCTATTTTCCAGACCTCGACTTTCGTGTTCAAAACCGCGGAAGACGGTAAGGCATTTTTCGAAATCGCTTACGGCAAGCGGCAAAAACAAGCCGGAGAAGAACCCGGATTGATTTATTCCCGTATCAACAACCCCGACCTGGAGATCCTGGAAGACCGCCTCGCCCTGTGGGACCGCGCCGAAAAAGCGGCCGTTTTCGAGAGCGGCATGTCCGCCATTTCCACCGTGCTGATGGAATTCCTCACGCCCGGGCAGGTAGTTTTGTACAGCACGCCCGTTTACGGTGGCACCCATCATTTCATGAACCACGTCCTGCAAAAATTCGGCATTACCGCCGTTTCGTTTGACGTAGGCGCCAGCGATGCGGAGATCGAAACCATCATTCAGGCCAACGGGCCCGGGCGGCTGGGAATGATTTACATCGAAACGCCTGCCAACCCCACCAACGCGCTGATCGATATGGCCATGTGCGCCCGCATTGCGCAGCGCCATTCCACCGACGGGCGCCGTGTGGTAACGGCGGTAGACAATACTTACATGGGCCCGCTCTGGCAGCACCCGCTGGCTCACGGGGCAGACCTGGTCATCTATTCCGCCACCAAATACATCGGCGGCCACAGCGACGTAATCGCGGGCGCGGTGCTGGGCCATGCGGCGGATATTCAAAAGATCAAAGTACTGCGGACGTTTTTGGGGAACATGTGCAGTCCGCATACCGGCTGGCTCCTCCTGCGCAGCCTCGAAACACTGAAGGTGCGCATGGAGCAGCAACAAGCGAATGCCGTTCAGGTGGCGGCATTCCTGCAATCGCATCCCAAGGTGGAGAAAGTGTATTACCTGGGATTGCTGGATGCGGAGAAAGACACGGCGCAATACGCCATCTATAAAAGTCAATGCCTCGGCAGCGGCGCCATGGTGAGTTTCGACGTGAAAGGCGGAGAAGCTGAAGCCTTCCGTTTCCTCAACCACCTGCGCCTCACCAAGCTGGCGGTGAGCCTGGGCGGCACGGAAAGCCTCGCGGAACATCCGGCTACCATGACGCATACCGATATCCCCGACGCGGAAAAGGACAGGATCGGGATCAGTGAAAAACTCATCCGGTTGTCGGTCGGTATCGAGCATTACAACGACATCATCCACGACGTGCAACAGGCACTGGAATATGTATGA